From the genome of bacterium:
AGGCCCTCGATCTCGATATCGTATTCCATCCCACCCGCCTCACTCGAAGAATACATCCGCCGGCATCCCGATCTTGAGCACACCATCCGGGTTGGGCACACTCAACTTGACCGCGTAGACCAGCTCGGCGCGCGCCTCGGGGGTCTGCACGCTCTTGGGGGTGAACTCGGCCTCGGGCGAAATCCAGACCACGGTGCCAGCGAACTCGCGCCCTGGGGCGCCGTCCGCGTGCAGTTTCAGCTCCTGGCCCAGCTTCACCTGTCCCAGGTAGGGAGTGGGAAGGTAGACCCGAATCTCGAGGCGGCTCAGGTCGGCCAGGCGCAGGATACGCTGGCCGGTGGTGAGGACCTCGCCCGGTTCCACGTAGCGCTCGGTCACCTCGCCGTCGATGGGGCTCACCACCCGGCTGTCTTCGATCTGACGGTCGAGCAGGCGCAGGCGCGCCTCCAGCTCGTCACGGTTGATCCGGGGACGGTCCAGTTCCTTGAGCGCAACATCGAGCTGGCTGCGGTCGAGTTTCACCCGCGTGCGGATGTCATCCAGTTGCTGCTGGGTTGCGGTCTTGCTCTTCACCAGGGCCTCGAACCGCTCCTGGCTCTTTGTGTCGTTGGCCAGGCTGATCCGGGCAGCCGCAATTTTCTCGCGGGTCAGGCGCTCATCCAGCTCCGCGGCCTTGAACTGCACCGTGGTCAGCTCGCGCTCCAGTTGCAGCTTCTCGCAGTCGATCTGCGCCAGCAGCTCATCCTTGGCCACAGTATCGCCCTCGCGCTTGTTCAGCTCGATCAGGCGTCCGGTGAGGAGGTTCCCCACCTCCACCTCCACCGCCTCGAACGTCCCCGAGGCGGAGAACCCCCTCTCCTTTTCGTGGCAGGCGCCGAGCAGGGCCAGCCCCAGCAGGGCCAGGCCGGAAAGAGCAGTCTTCCAGGTCGTCATTTTCTATCTCCCCTGATTGTCATCGGTCGTGTGGCTTACTCCCGGGCCGCTCGCCGGGTGCAGTTCCACCTCGGGCCAGCGCGAGCGTATCTGCTTGAAAAGGTCGCCGCTGACATAGGCCAGCCGCCAGCGGGCCAGCTCCAGCTCGATCCGGGCGTGCACCTGGTTCAGTCGGCTCACGGTGAGCTGGTTCTCGGAATCCAGATACTCGGTGTTGGTGGCCAGCCCTTGCTCGAAACGGGCGCCCAGGAGACGGAAATGCTCGGTTGCCGATTCCAGAGCCTTGCCGGTCAGGTCCAGCCTGTCGGCGGCCTCGCGCTCCTGCAGCCGTGAGCGCTCCAGCTCCAGGGCGATCCGCCCGGCCAGGTCGCTGCCCTCGGCCAGAAGGGCCTGTTTCTGCGACTCGTTCTGCGCCAGACGGTAGTCCTTGCGGCGCCAGTCCCAGAACTCCCAGCCCACCGTCACCCCGGCCCGCGCGTACTGGATGAACTCGTTACGAAACTGGTCCGCTCCCGGCTGGGCCGCGGTGCCGTTGGCAAAAACCGACAGCGTGGGCTTATCCTCCGCGGCGATGGCCGCCGAGCGTGAATCGAGCGCCGCAGCCCGCACGCCATAAAGAGCCAGGTCCGGCCGCGCGGCCAGCGCGCTCTCCAGGGCGTAGCTGTCCGCCTGGGGGGCGGGCACTCCCTCGGCAGTGTCGGCGAAAGCCTGCGTATCGTCCATGGCCAGGCCCAGGCTGCGCAGAAGCTCGGCCCGGGCGGTCTGCACCCGGTAGCCGGTGCTGTTGACACGCATCTGGGCCTCATCCAGGCGCACCTGGCCGTTCAGGACCTCGTCCCAGGTAAGGCGTCCTGTGTCGTAGATGGCCTGAAGGTCTCTCAGATGCGCCTGGGCCGTGGCAAGCGACGCCTCGGCCACCTGCCGCTCGCTGAGCGCCCCCTGCAGGGCCAGGAACGCCGCTCCGGCGCTGTAGGCCAGGTCCTGCCGCAGCGAGCCCAGGCTGCAACCGGCGGCCTCCAGTTGACGGCGGTCGGCCTCCAGGGCCGCGCGGCGGCGTCCCCAGTCGTACAGAAGGTAGTCCGCCTGCACGGCCAACGACAGGTCATCGTGGTCGCCGATCCGGATGTTGCGGCCCGGGAAATTCACCTCCGGCACGTAGCTGCCCACTGAATAGTTGCCAGAAAAATGAAGCTGCGGACGGAACGCCGTGCCGCTCTCATCCACCGCCCGGGCGGCCTGCTCCACCCGCCAGGCCCCGGAGGCGGCCAGCGGGTGGCCCTTGACCGCCCGCTCCACGCAGTCCCAGAACCCCAGCGCCGTCTCAGCCCGCACCGCGGCGGGCACAGCGGCCAGCGCGCACAGGACAGCGATAAACCCCGATCTCACCCCACGCACAGGCGCCTCCTTATTTCTGCAGAATACCGTTCAGGTACAAATCAATGATATGCCGGGGCCGCTCCGCGGCGAAACGCTCTGAGTCCGCATCGCTGCGGCTCAGGATCGTGTCCGCCACCGGGCGCAGGAAATAATACCCGGCTGCCATCCCGATCAGCGAGGCCAGGGCGTGCATCGGGTCGACCTCCCGCAGGTGGCCTTTCCGCTGCCCCTCCGCGATCAGCTCGGGCCAGAAACGCTGGATCGGGAAATCGTACTCCGCCATCAGCTCGCGCATCACTTTCCGGAGCGTCTCCGCCCCGGAGGCCAACTCACGCAACAGGGTGCGCATGACATGCGGGTCGCTGTACAGGTCGCAGTAGAACTCCACCATGGAACGCACCTTGTCCTCCGCCTCTCCGTCCCGGGAGATAATCCCGATCAGACGGCCGATTTTCTGGCGTATGATCTTGCGGAACACCTGCTCGTAAAGCTCCTGCTTGCTGCTGAAATAGTAGTAGATCATGGCCTTGTTGGCCCCGGAGCGCTCGGCGATACGCTGCATGCGGGCGCCCTCCGGCCCGTGCTCCACGAACTCCTGCACCGCCGCGGCCAGGATTCGGTCCCGCGTGGCGGCCTCATCCTCGGGTCGTACCGGCCCTACTTCCGGATTGTCATCCATGCCCGCCCTCTTTCATTGACTTACCGTTTAGTTTAACTAACCAGTTGGTTAATATTAATAAACACTCCCGCGTCTGTCAAGGCCGCGCAAATATTTTTTTGGTACACTCCTTGCACCCTTTGTCCGGCACAAAACGCAGTCATCGCCAAACCCACAGAACACGGGGCTTGCTCGAATGCTTGAGCGGAAAAAACATTCAACCCATCTCAGCCGTGCGGCACTTTTAGCCCTGGCCGCCGCTGTTCTGCTGGGCCTGGCCTGCAACAGCGGCGACCGCACAGCCAGCCCACTCGCCCCCACGGACGGCGGCGATGTCACGGATGGCGGCGGCAGCGAGTCAACCGCCCCGGCCGAGGTGGAACTCGACCTGCGCCTGACCGTTAGCGACTCCGCCCGGAGCGGTGGCACAGCTCTGGCCGTGGCCAACGATGGCACGTTCTCGGACAGTACGCACCTGTACATAGATGTCCAGATCACCAACCTCGGCCCGGAGGTGGTCTATGTCTCCACTGATTTCCGCC
Proteins encoded in this window:
- a CDS encoding TetR/AcrR family transcriptional regulator, coding for MDDNPEVGPVRPEDEAATRDRILAAAVQEFVEHGPEGARMQRIAERSGANKAMIYYYFSSKQELYEQVFRKIIRQKIGRLIGIISRDGEAEDKVRSMVEFYCDLYSDPHVMRTLLRELASGAETLRKVMRELMAEYDFPIQRFWPELIAEGQRKGHLREVDPMHALASLIGMAAGYYFLRPVADTILSRSDADSERFAAERPRHIIDLYLNGILQK
- a CDS encoding TolC family protein produces the protein MRGVRSGFIAVLCALAAVPAAVRAETALGFWDCVERAVKGHPLAASGAWRVEQAARAVDESGTAFRPQLHFSGNYSVGSYVPEVNFPGRNIRIGDHDDLSLAVQADYLLYDWGRRRAALEADRRQLEAAGCSLGSLRQDLAYSAGAAFLALQGALSERQVAEASLATAQAHLRDLQAIYDTGRLTWDEVLNGQVRLDEAQMRVNSTGYRVQTARAELLRSLGLAMDDTQAFADTAEGVPAPQADSYALESALAARPDLALYGVRAAALDSRSAAIAAEDKPTLSVFANGTAAQPGADQFRNEFIQYARAGVTVGWEFWDWRRKDYRLAQNESQKQALLAEGSDLAGRIALELERSRLQEREAADRLDLTGKALESATEHFRLLGARFEQGLATNTEYLDSENQLTVSRLNQVHARIELELARWRLAYVSGDLFKQIRSRWPEVELHPASGPGVSHTTDDNQGR
- a CDS encoding efflux RND transporter periplasmic adaptor subunit — its product is MTTWKTALSGLALLGLALLGACHEKERGFSASGTFEAVEVEVGNLLTGRLIELNKREGDTVAKDELLAQIDCEKLQLERELTTVQFKAAELDERLTREKIAAARISLANDTKSQERFEALVKSKTATQQQLDDIRTRVKLDRSQLDVALKELDRPRINRDELEARLRLLDRQIEDSRVVSPIDGEVTERYVEPGEVLTTGQRILRLADLSRLEIRVYLPTPYLGQVKLGQELKLHADGAPGREFAGTVVWISPEAEFTPKSVQTPEARAELVYAVKLSVPNPDGVLKIGMPADVFFE